CGCTTTAGCTCAGTCGGTTAGAGCGATGGAATCATAATCCACAGGTCCGCGGTTCGAATCCGTGAAGCGCCACCAGATTGAAACACCACAGAACGCAAGTCCTGTGGGGTTTTTGCTTTGCACCGTGGTTGGCGCAGTGCGTCAAGCTTGCGCGGCCAGCAAGGGCTCCGGAGGGGCAATGCCCTGGCCGAAGTACAGCGCCCGGATGTCCGTCCGGGCCCGCAGCTCGCGCGCCTCACCCCCCAGGGCGCTGCGCCCCGTGTCCAGGACCGTGGCGCGGTGGGCATGGCGCAGGGCCACGGTGGAGTTCTGCTCGGCGATCAGCACCGTCAGGCCCTCTTCGCGGTTGAGCCGCGCGAGTTCGCGGAAGATGTCCTCCACCGTGCGGGGCGCGAGCCCCATGCTGGGCTCGTCCAGCACGAGCAGCCGGGGCCGCGCCATGAGCGCACGGCCGATCGCGGCCATCTGCTGCTCCCCACCCGAAGTGAGCCCTGCAGGCGTATGGCGCTTGGCCTGGAGGCGCGGGAACGCGGTATAGACCCGCTCGAGATCCCGTGCCAGCCGCGCCCGCGATGCGCCGCCACCGATGCCGCCGGTGACGAGGTTCTCTTCGATCGTGAGCGAGGGAAAGCAGTGGCGTCCCTCCAGCACGGGAACCAGGCCGCGCCGCACCAGCGCATCGGGCGAGGCGCGCAGCACGTCCTGTCCGTCGAAGGCGATGCGGCCCTGCGTGACCTGCCCCCGCAGAGCCGCAAGCAGATGCGACACCGCGCGCAGTGCCGTGGACTTGCCGGCCCCGTTGGCGCCGAGCAGCGCATGGATCTCGCCGGCCCGCACGTCCAGCGTCACACCCTGGAGCGCGGCGATGGCGCCCAGGTAATGCACGTGCACGTCCTCCAGGCGCAGCAGCGGGGTGCCGGTGTCCTGTGCGGTCATGCTTTTCAGCTCCAGGCGTGGAACGGGGGCTTCACGCCATTCAGGTAGTAGTTGCCCACGATGGCGTACTTCCAGCGCACCGGGTCGTGCAGCGTGTGCGTGCGCGCGTTGCGCCAGTGCCGGTCCAGGTGGTACTGGCCGAGCGTGGAGCGCGTGCCGGCCAGCTCGAACAGTTTGTTGGTGGCCAGCAGCGCGGTCTCGGTGGAGAGCACCTTCACCTCGGCCACGGCGATCTGCGCCTCGGCCACCGTATCGGCATCGGGAGTGGACAGTGCGCGGTCGATGGCGCGGCCGGCGCGTTCCAGCAAGGCTTCGCTCGCATGCAGGCGGATCTGCAGGTCGCCCACGGCCTGGATGGTGTATGGGTCTTCTGCGGCGGTGTCGCGCTGGCTGTCCACCCAGGGGCGCGTCTTGGTGCGC
The DNA window shown above is from Acidovorax sp. NCPPB 4044 and carries:
- a CDS encoding ABC transporter ATP-binding protein; the encoded protein is MTAQDTGTPLLRLEDVHVHYLGAIAALQGVTLDVRAGEIHALLGANGAGKSTALRAVSHLLAALRGQVTQGRIAFDGQDVLRASPDALVRRGLVPVLEGRHCFPSLTIEENLVTGGIGGGASRARLARDLERVYTAFPRLQAKRHTPAGLTSGGEQQMAAIGRALMARPRLLVLDEPSMGLAPRTVEDIFRELARLNREEGLTVLIAEQNSTVALRHAHRATVLDTGRSALGGEARELRARTDIRALYFGQGIAPPEPLLAAQA